In Flavobacterium sp. N1736, the following are encoded in one genomic region:
- a CDS encoding isoprenyl transferase, with product MDIIDSLDKTNLPKHLAIIMDGNGRWAKQQGFLRAFGHENGTKSVKKTITTCAKIGIEYLTLYAFSTENWNRPKLEVEALMKILINSLKKELVTLQENNIRLNAIGNLEKLPKTAQKELLDVIDKTKNNTRLTLTLALSYGSREELVNAVRIISDKVKNNIISIDTIDDSIINEHLYTQNLPDVDLLIRTSGEHRISNFLLWQIAYAELYFTNVLWPDFKDQDLYEAIISYQKRERRFGKTSEQIK from the coding sequence ATGGACATAATAGACTCTTTAGACAAAACAAACTTACCAAAACATCTGGCCATTATCATGGACGGTAACGGACGATGGGCAAAACAACAAGGGTTCCTAAGAGCTTTTGGTCATGAAAATGGGACAAAATCAGTAAAAAAAACAATTACTACCTGTGCAAAAATTGGCATTGAGTACTTAACTCTTTATGCTTTTTCTACCGAAAACTGGAATCGTCCAAAATTAGAAGTCGAAGCTTTAATGAAAATCTTAATCAATTCATTAAAAAAAGAGCTTGTTACTTTGCAGGAAAACAATATCAGACTTAATGCTATTGGTAATCTTGAGAAATTACCAAAAACTGCTCAAAAAGAACTTTTAGATGTTATTGATAAAACCAAAAACAATACACGTCTTACACTAACACTGGCTTTAAGTTACGGATCACGAGAAGAATTGGTAAATGCTGTGAGAATCATCAGTGATAAAGTTAAAAATAATATAATTTCAATAGACACTATTGACGATTCAATTATAAATGAGCATCTTTACACGCAAAATTTACCTGACGTAGATTTATTAATACGAACAAGTGGAGAACATAGAATAAGTAATTTTTTGCTTTGGCAGATTGCCTATGCAGAACTATATTTTACTAATGTCTTGTGGCCAGACTTTAAAGATCAAGATTTATATGAGGCTATTATTAGTTATCAAAAAAGAGAACGTAGATTTGGAAAAACCAGTGAACAAATTAAATAA
- a CDS encoding bacteriocin yields the protein MKFIKNCERLTKEELKQINGGNPPHCTTGKVCIRGFDENDNPIWDCIPLTTVCPGI from the coding sequence ATGAAATTTATCAAAAATTGCGAAAGATTGACAAAAGAAGAGTTAAAACAAATTAACGGAGGTAATCCTCCTCATTGTACTACCGGTAAAGTGTGCATTCGAGGATTTGATGAGAATGATAATCCTATTTGGGATTGTATTCCATTAACGACTGTCTGTCCGGGAATTTAA
- a CDS encoding CBS domain-containing protein: MTEITNYITNDFRAINSEETIASVQDFFADADFSHFPVLENGIFIGSIASDDVETFDTDKKAIDYKYTLERFFARKSMMWLDVLEVFAKNHTNMVPVIDENNTYIGYYEMEDIMKFFQETPFLKEQGGIIIVQKGLLDYSMGQVAQIVESNNGKILGCFVSEADLENVQITVKIGVGPMNEIIQTFRRYNYEIISEHQEDAYINSLKERSDYLDKYLNI, from the coding sequence ATGACAGAAATTACTAACTATATCACAAACGATTTTCGAGCAATTAATAGCGAGGAAACAATCGCATCCGTTCAGGATTTTTTTGCTGATGCTGATTTTTCGCATTTTCCGGTTTTAGAAAACGGCATTTTTATTGGAAGTATTGCTTCTGATGATGTTGAAACTTTTGATACTGACAAAAAAGCAATTGATTATAAATATACTTTAGAGCGCTTTTTTGCCAGAAAATCAATGATGTGGCTCGATGTTTTAGAAGTTTTTGCTAAAAATCACACCAATATGGTTCCGGTTATTGATGAAAACAATACTTATATAGGGTATTATGAAATGGAAGATATCATGAAATTTTTTCAGGAAACTCCATTTTTAAAAGAACAAGGCGGTATTATCATTGTGCAAAAAGGTCTTTTAGATTATTCTATGGGACAGGTTGCGCAGATCGTTGAAAGTAATAATGGGAAAATTTTAGGCTGTTTTGTTTCTGAAGCCGATTTGGAAAATGTTCAGATTACAGTAAAAATCGGGGTTGGACCAATGAATGAAATTATTCAGACTTTTAGACGATACAATTACGAAATCATATCAGAACATCAGGAAGATGCTTATATAAATAGTTTAAAAGAACGTTCAGATTATTTAGACAAATACCTTAATATATAG
- a CDS encoding NAD kinase, translated as MKVAIYGQYYQNSTEPIIKDIFLFFNTNNVEMVIEENFLKMLHEKELVKKEYKTFSATTSLDNSFEMLISIGGDGTILRAATLVRNSGVPILGINAGRLGFLATVQKENIDSFLQFVIDKNYTTSERTLLSLTCDPKNDAIEEDLNFAMNEVTVSRKDTTSMITVETYLNNEYLNSYWADGLIISTPTGSTGYSLSCGGPLLTPDVKSLVITPIAPHNLTARPLVIPDDTEIKLRVSGREDQYLVSLDSRIASVKNESVLTIKKTDFKIKMVEIPGETFLKTLRNKLLWGEDKRN; from the coding sequence ATGAAAGTAGCCATTTACGGACAGTATTATCAAAACAGTACCGAACCTATTATTAAAGATATTTTTTTGTTTTTCAATACCAATAATGTTGAAATGGTAATAGAGGAAAACTTTCTAAAAATGCTTCATGAAAAGGAACTCGTGAAAAAAGAATACAAGACTTTTTCGGCGACCACTTCTTTAGACAATAGTTTTGAAATGTTAATTAGTATTGGCGGTGACGGAACTATTTTAAGAGCCGCAACTCTGGTTCGCAATTCCGGCGTTCCAATTTTAGGAATTAATGCAGGAAGACTTGGATTTCTGGCAACTGTACAAAAAGAAAATATTGATAGTTTTTTGCAATTTGTAATTGACAAAAATTACACTACTTCTGAAAGAACTTTACTAAGCCTGACCTGTGATCCGAAAAATGATGCTATTGAAGAAGATTTAAATTTTGCAATGAATGAGGTTACAGTAAGCAGAAAAGACACTACTTCGATGATTACTGTTGAAACCTATTTAAATAATGAATATTTAAATTCATATTGGGCAGATGGTTTGATTATTTCGACACCAACCGGTTCTACAGGATATTCTTTGAGTTGTGGCGGACCATTATTAACGCCTGACGTTAAAAGTTTAGTAATTACGCCTATTGCACCACATAATTTAACTGCAAGACCGCTTGTTATTCCTGATGATACCGAAATTAAACTTCGTGTTTCAGGAAGAGAAGATCAATATTTGGTTTCATTAGATTCCAGAATTGCTTCAGTAAAAAATGAATCTGTTTTAACAATTAAAAAAACAGATTTTAAAATAAAAATGGTTGAGATTCCCGGCGAAACTTTCCTGAAAACTTTAAGAAATAAGCTGCTTTGGGGAGAAGACAAAAGGAATTAA
- a CDS encoding outer membrane protein assembly factor, whose product MRLLLVIKKENVDLEKPVNKLNNFLVLQKRIQIVLTLLLLGSFSQIKAQERVPFDQGKKYILAKVSVVGKISFNEQTVVTFSGLQKGQEITVPGEEISGAIKKLGKLGLFDEIAFYVNKIDNDSIYLDLNIIELPKLNEVKFVGVKKSKVEGLIKDNNLTKNKIVNENLITTTKNYIENKYKKEGYYNTKVTITNTPADSTAGHQVNMLVRVDKGDKVKISKIDFIGNEKLTDNQLRAAMKDTKQKNILRVLKKSKFIPEKYKADLEKVIATYKEKGYRDARIIYDSVTYNKEKNMLAIKINVEEGNKYYFGNIKFLGNTVYSDQLLNRYLGIKKGEVYNGVLLEKRIADKTKPDAEDITNLYQNNGYLFSNINAVEVKTVNDTIDFEIRVTEGPIAYFNKISVVGNDKTNDHVIYRELRTKPGEKYSKEQLVRTIREIGQLGFFDPEAIDPKFKNVDAGAGTVDIEYHVVEKGSSQVELQGGYGGGGFIGTLGLSFNNFSARNIFKKEAYKPLPMGDGQKVSLRLQGSTYFQTYSLSFSEPWFGGKKPVQFSSSISYSTQFLNNYITRDVDKSKSFNIFTVQVGLAKRLTVPDDYFVLSQSISYQHYDLNNYNTGLFTFGNGASRNLAYTIGISRSNKGVNPIFPTYGSEFSISAKVTPPYSLFNGIDYGDLKNQKEYKTRYSGTTTISGSDGQPISPGDYTKTEVINGQSGTVGVGSDFASADTDVGKVDQKRYNWLEYYKVKFKADWYTKVYGKLVLRTLTEFGFLGAYDQARGVVPFERFYLGGDGMANYSMDGRETIQLRGYPNNSLTPVNSVGDQIGATIYNKFSMELRYPITLKASASIYALTFLEAGSSYPTFKDYNPFDLSRSAGVGLRVFMPAFGLLGIDFGYGFDALPGSVTNKANGWETHFIIGQQF is encoded by the coding sequence ATGAGGCTATTATTAGTTATCAAAAAAGAGAACGTAGATTTGGAAAAACCAGTGAACAAATTAAATAATTTTTTAGTGTTACAAAAAAGAATACAAATAGTCCTTACCCTACTTCTTTTGGGTAGTTTTTCACAAATAAAAGCACAAGAAAGAGTTCCTTTTGATCAGGGAAAAAAATATATTCTTGCTAAAGTTTCTGTTGTTGGTAAAATAAGCTTCAATGAACAAACCGTAGTTACCTTTTCTGGTCTTCAAAAAGGGCAGGAAATCACTGTTCCCGGCGAAGAAATTAGTGGCGCAATTAAAAAATTAGGCAAACTTGGCCTTTTTGACGAAATAGCATTCTACGTAAATAAAATAGATAATGATAGTATTTATCTTGATTTAAATATTATTGAACTTCCTAAATTAAACGAGGTAAAATTTGTTGGTGTTAAGAAAAGTAAAGTTGAAGGATTAATTAAAGATAACAATTTAACCAAAAATAAAATTGTAAACGAAAACTTAATTACAACAACCAAAAATTATATTGAAAATAAATATAAAAAAGAAGGTTATTATAATACTAAAGTTACCATTACAAACACTCCGGCAGACAGTACTGCAGGACATCAGGTTAATATGCTTGTTCGTGTAGACAAGGGCGATAAGGTAAAAATTAGCAAAATTGATTTCATTGGCAACGAAAAACTTACTGATAATCAGTTAAGAGCAGCCATGAAAGACACAAAACAAAAAAATATTCTTCGTGTATTAAAAAAATCGAAATTTATTCCGGAAAAATACAAAGCCGACTTAGAAAAAGTTATTGCTACTTATAAAGAAAAAGGATATCGTGATGCCCGTATTATATATGACTCTGTTACCTATAATAAGGAGAAGAATATGCTGGCAATCAAAATTAATGTAGAAGAAGGAAATAAATACTACTTTGGAAATATTAAATTTTTAGGGAATACAGTATATTCTGATCAACTTTTAAACCGTTATTTAGGAATTAAAAAAGGAGAAGTTTATAATGGTGTTTTACTTGAAAAAAGAATTGCCGACAAGACAAAACCAGACGCAGAAGATATTACGAACTTATACCAAAACAATGGTTATTTATTTTCTAATATCAACGCTGTAGAGGTAAAAACGGTGAACGATACGATTGATTTCGAGATTAGAGTTACAGAAGGTCCAATTGCTTATTTTAATAAAATATCGGTTGTTGGAAATGACAAAACAAATGATCATGTTATTTATCGTGAGTTAAGAACTAAACCGGGAGAAAAATACAGCAAGGAACAATTAGTAAGAACTATTCGTGAAATTGGACAATTAGGATTTTTTGATCCGGAAGCAATTGATCCGAAATTCAAAAATGTTGATGCTGGAGCCGGAACAGTAGATATAGAATACCACGTTGTAGAAAAAGGATCCAGCCAGGTTGAGCTTCAGGGTGGTTACGGCGGAGGTGGTTTCATTGGAACTTTAGGACTTTCGTTTAATAACTTTTCTGCAAGAAATATATTTAAAAAAGAAGCTTACAAACCATTACCAATGGGAGATGGTCAAAAAGTATCGCTTCGTTTACAAGGAAGTACTTATTTCCAAACGTATAGTTTATCATTTTCTGAGCCTTGGTTTGGAGGAAAGAAACCAGTACAATTTAGTTCATCTATTTCGTATAGTACGCAATTTCTTAATAATTATATTACGAGAGATGTTGATAAGAGTAAAAGTTTTAATATTTTTACTGTACAGGTTGGACTTGCTAAAAGGTTAACCGTGCCGGATGACTATTTTGTTTTATCACAATCGATCAGTTATCAGCATTATGATTTAAATAATTATAATACAGGTTTATTTACATTTGGTAACGGAGCATCAAGAAACTTAGCGTATACTATTGGAATTTCAAGAAGTAATAAAGGGGTTAACCCGATATTCCCAACGTATGGTTCTGAGTTTAGTATCTCTGCAAAAGTGACACCTCCATATTCATTGTTTAATGGAATTGATTATGGAGATTTAAAAAATCAAAAAGAATACAAAACAAGATATTCAGGAACAACAACAATTTCAGGTTCAGACGGACAGCCTATAAGCCCTGGGGATTATACAAAAACGGAAGTTATAAACGGACAATCCGGTACTGTAGGTGTTGGATCTGATTTTGCAAGTGCTGATACCGATGTTGGTAAAGTCGATCAAAAGAGATACAACTGGTTAGAATACTATAAAGTTAAATTTAAAGCTGACTGGTATACTAAAGTATATGGAAAATTAGTTTTAAGAACATTAACAGAATTTGGTTTCTTAGGAGCTTATGATCAGGCAAGAGGTGTTGTACCTTTCGAGCGTTTTTATTTAGGAGGAGATGGAATGGCAAACTACTCTATGGATGGTAGAGAAACCATTCAGTTAAGAGGTTATCCAAATAACTCATTAACTCCGGTGAATTCTGTAGGAGATCAAATTGGAGCGACTATTTATAACAAATTCTCGATGGAGTTACGATACCCAATTACATTAAAAGCATCTGCATCTATTTATGCTTTAACGTTCTTGGAAGCAGGATCATCATATCCAACGTTTAAAGATTATAATCCGTTTGATTTGAGCCGTTCTGCTGGTGTTGGTTTACGTGTATTTATGCCTGCGTTTGGATTGTTAGGTATTGATTTTGGTTATGGATTTGATGCATTACCGGGATCTGTAACTAATAAAGCGAATGGTTGGGAAACACACTTTATCATTGGACAACAATTTTAG
- a CDS encoding alpha/beta fold hydrolase: MLYSKIEGEGKPFIIMHGFLGMSDNWKTLAGQYVEAGFQVHILDLRNHGRSFHSDEWSYEAMVQDVFEYCQANQLNKIDILGHSMGGKVAMLFATTHPEIVDKLIVADIGPKFYKQHHQDILAGLNAVDFSVKPSRNDVEAILAEYVSDFGTRQFLLKNLYWIEPGQLAFRFNLEVFNNNLDAIGKPLADDLVFDKPTLFIRGGNSGYILDSDFDAIRQHFSNVKFETIPNVGHWLHAENPKMFFELTTAFLKE, encoded by the coding sequence ATGCTTTATTCAAAAATAGAAGGCGAAGGAAAACCATTTATCATCATGCACGGTTTTCTTGGTATGTCTGACAATTGGAAAACACTTGCCGGTCAATATGTCGAAGCAGGATTTCAGGTTCATATTTTAGATTTACGAAATCACGGCCGTAGTTTTCATTCAGATGAATGGAGTTACGAAGCCATGGTTCAGGATGTATTCGAATATTGCCAGGCCAATCAATTAAATAAAATAGATATTTTAGGACATTCAATGGGTGGAAAAGTAGCGATGCTTTTTGCAACCACACATCCTGAAATTGTCGATAAATTAATTGTAGCTGATATTGGTCCGAAATTCTATAAACAGCATCATCAGGATATTTTGGCAGGTTTAAATGCAGTAGATTTTTCTGTAAAACCAAGTCGAAATGATGTTGAAGCTATTTTGGCAGAATATGTTTCTGATTTTGGAACACGCCAGTTTTTGTTGAAGAATTTATATTGGATAGAACCCGGACAATTGGCTTTTAGATTTAATCTGGAAGTTTTTAATAACAATCTGGATGCTATTGGAAAACCTTTGGCTGATGATTTGGTTTTCGATAAACCAACCTTATTTATCAGAGGAGGAAATTCGGGTTATATTTTAGATTCAGATTTTGATGCTATACGTCAACATTTTTCAAATGTAAAATTTGAAACTATACCAAATGTGGGACATTGGCTTCATGCCGAAAATCCTAAAATGTTTTTTGAATTGACAACTGCGTTTTTAAAAGAGTAA
- a CDS encoding OmpH family outer membrane protein → MMKQIKTLLIAAILVLGASNTMNAQAKVAHVDVSEIMSKMPAMLDAQNQLQKLSGTYDTEYKKMVDEYQVKIKKYEAEAATVTEAVNGERSKEVQDMQKRIVDYRDNAQKELQQKETDIVKPLMEKVRASIQKVGKAKGFQYVLDGSTLLLADGPNITADVKKDLGF, encoded by the coding sequence ATGATGAAACAAATCAAAACTTTACTAATTGCTGCGATACTAGTTTTAGGAGCAAGTAACACAATGAATGCACAAGCTAAGGTAGCTCATGTTGATGTTAGCGAGATTATGTCGAAAATGCCTGCAATGCTTGACGCTCAAAATCAACTACAAAAATTAAGTGGTACATACGATACTGAATACAAAAAAATGGTTGACGAATATCAAGTGAAAATCAAAAAGTATGAGGCTGAAGCTGCTACTGTAACTGAAGCTGTAAACGGTGAGCGTTCTAAAGAAGTTCAGGACATGCAAAAAAGAATTGTTGATTATAGAGACAATGCACAAAAAGAACTACAACAAAAAGAAACTGATATCGTAAAACCATTAATGGAAAAAGTAAGAGCTTCTATCCAAAAAGTTGGAAAAGCTAAAGGTTTCCAATACGTATTAGACGGTTCTACTCTATTATTAGCTGATGGTCCAAACATAACTGCTGATGTTAAGAAAGACTTAGGATTCTAA
- a CDS encoding pyridoxine 5'-phosphate synthase, which translates to MTKLSVNINKIATLRNARGGNVPDLLKVAADIQRFGGQGITIHPRPDERHIRYQDARDLKPIVYTEYNIEGNPQHNFIDLVLECKPTQVTLVPDAIGAITSSAGWDTIKNQEYLTEVIQEFQRNGIRTSIFVDPINEMIEGAKKTGTDRIELYTEAFAHQYSLGNKNGIDSYVKSAELANELGLGINAGHDLSLDNIQFFKQNIPGLLEVSIGHALISEALYLGLDNVVNMYLNKLK; encoded by the coding sequence ATGACAAAGTTAAGTGTAAATATCAATAAAATTGCAACCCTGCGTAATGCACGTGGCGGAAATGTTCCGGATTTATTAAAAGTAGCCGCCGATATTCAGCGTTTTGGCGGGCAAGGAATCACCATTCACCCGCGTCCGGATGAACGTCATATCCGTTATCAGGACGCTCGCGATTTAAAACCTATCGTGTATACCGAATATAATATTGAAGGAAATCCACAGCATAATTTTATTGATTTGGTTTTAGAATGTAAGCCAACTCAGGTTACTTTGGTTCCTGATGCAATTGGAGCAATTACGTCTTCTGCAGGTTGGGATACAATAAAAAATCAGGAATATTTAACCGAAGTTATTCAGGAATTTCAACGCAACGGAATCAGAACTTCAATTTTTGTTGATCCAATTAATGAAATGATTGAAGGAGCAAAAAAAACAGGAACCGACAGAATTGAATTATATACAGAAGCTTTTGCACACCAATATAGTTTAGGAAATAAAAACGGAATTGATTCTTATGTGAAATCAGCCGAATTGGCAAACGAATTAGGATTAGGAATTAATGCCGGACATGATTTGAGTTTAGATAATATTCAGTTTTTTAAGCAAAATATTCCGGGACTACTAGAAGTTTCAATTGGACATGCTTTAATCTCAGAAGCATTATATCTTGGTTTGGATAATGTTGTGAATATGTATTTAAATAAATTGAAATAA
- the murI gene encoding glutamate racemase, producing the protein MTNNNPIGVFDSGIGGTSIWSAIHELLPNEKTIYLADNKNAPYGQRTKEEIVALSKKNVDFLLENNCKLIVVACNTATTNAIRELRADYDIPFIGIEPAIKPAANNSKTQVIGILATQGTLNSELFNKTAEMFQNTTIIEQVGHGLVQLIEDGNLYSPEMTKLLESYLQPMIDANIDYLVLGCSHYPYLIPQIKKILPEHIQIIDSGEAVARQTQNVLREKVGFSDTVEKSEPVFYANANPSVLKSILENKYNVIQKDF; encoded by the coding sequence ATGACAAACAACAATCCTATAGGCGTTTTTGATTCCGGTATTGGAGGAACTTCCATTTGGAGCGCTATTCACGAACTACTTCCCAACGAAAAAACCATTTATTTAGCAGACAATAAAAACGCTCCTTATGGTCAGAGAACCAAAGAAGAAATTGTTGCTTTAAGTAAAAAAAATGTTGATTTTTTGCTCGAAAATAACTGCAAACTAATTGTTGTTGCCTGCAATACTGCAACTACAAATGCAATCAGAGAACTTCGTGCTGATTATGATATTCCGTTTATTGGTATTGAGCCTGCAATAAAACCTGCTGCCAATAATTCGAAAACACAAGTTATAGGTATTTTAGCAACGCAGGGAACACTGAACAGTGAGTTGTTTAACAAAACTGCCGAAATGTTTCAAAACACTACAATAATTGAACAGGTTGGTCATGGATTGGTTCAGCTTATTGAAGATGGAAATTTGTATTCTCCGGAAATGACAAAATTGCTGGAATCTTATTTACAGCCCATGATAGATGCCAATATTGACTATCTGGTTTTAGGCTGCAGTCATTATCCTTATTTAATTCCTCAAATAAAAAAGATTCTTCCGGAACACATACAAATTATTGATTCAGGAGAAGCGGTTGCACGACAAACTCAAAATGTATTGCGTGAGAAAGTTGGTTTTTCGGATACGGTTGAAAAAAGCGAGCCCGTATTTTATGCCAATGCAAATCCTTCTGTATTAAAATCAATTTTAGAAAATAAATATAATGTAATTCAGAAGGACTTTTAA
- a CDS encoding OmpH family outer membrane protein, whose protein sequence is MRKQFLFIFLALIVVSASQAQTRTTRIGYIDMEYILENVSDYKEAKAQLELKAQKWKQEIEAKKLEINNLKESLKAEKALLTKELIDERETEIKFLETEMMDYQQKQFGADGNLIRHKAALAKPIQDQVFTAVQDIAEAKNYDFVFDKSSDLTMLFSNKRFDISDQVLRILNRTDKREQLTKKQLKDQEVKESRENAIDENPEMAERQKVLDERKAAREKLIEDRRLEQEAKKKEYDDRRKAILAEREAKKNGTVSEPAKTEETKTDATTAKPAAATTEPATTTTANDAAAAAAAKAEERQKIYEQRKKELEDRKKKILEEREAAKKAKEAETQKSNTTNN, encoded by the coding sequence ATGAGAAAACAATTTTTATTTATATTTTTAGCCCTGATTGTAGTGTCTGCTAGTCAAGCGCAAACAAGGACAACTAGAATTGGCTATATAGACATGGAATACATTTTGGAAAATGTTTCTGATTATAAAGAAGCAAAAGCCCAATTAGAGTTAAAAGCTCAAAAATGGAAGCAAGAAATAGAAGCCAAAAAATTAGAAATCAATAATCTGAAAGAAAGTCTTAAAGCCGAAAAAGCTTTACTTACCAAAGAACTTATTGATGAAAGAGAAACTGAAATTAAATTTCTCGAAACGGAGATGATGGATTATCAGCAAAAGCAATTTGGTGCTGATGGAAATTTAATCAGACATAAAGCAGCTTTAGCAAAGCCAATACAAGATCAGGTTTTTACAGCTGTTCAGGATATTGCAGAAGCGAAAAATTATGATTTTGTTTTTGACAAATCATCAGATTTGACAATGCTTTTTAGCAACAAAAGATTTGATATCAGCGATCAGGTTTTACGTATATTAAACAGAACTGACAAACGAGAACAATTGACTAAAAAACAATTGAAAGATCAGGAAGTTAAAGAAAGTCGTGAAAATGCCATTGATGAAAATCCTGAAATGGCAGAAAGACAAAAAGTACTAGACGAAAGAAAAGCTGCCAGAGAAAAATTAATTGAAGACAGAAGGCTGGAACAAGAGGCTAAGAAAAAAGAATATGACGATAGGAGAAAAGCTATTCTAGCCGAAAGAGAAGCCAAAAAAAATGGCACGGTTTCTGAACCTGCTAAAACAGAAGAAACAAAAACTGACGCTACGACAGCTAAACCTGCAGCTGCAACAACAGAACCAGCTACAACAACCACTGCTAATGATGCGGCGGCAGCAGCAGCGGCAAAAGCCGAGGAAAGACAAAAGATTTATGAACAGCGCAAAAAAGAGTTAGAAGACAGAAAGAAGAAAATTTTAGAAGAACGAGAAGCGGCTAAAAAAGCGAAAGAAGCCGAAACACAAAAATCAAATACGACCAATAATTAA
- a CDS encoding phage holin family protein yields the protein MKLLLRLLVTAALVLLLANLLTGVHVASFGTAVIVAVVLGLLNLFIKPILVILTLPVTVVTLGLFLLVINAIIILLCTNIVGGFAVDSFWTALIFSVILSILQSITYKILGDDK from the coding sequence ATGAAATTATTACTTAGACTTCTTGTTACTGCAGCCTTGGTTTTATTACTTGCTAATCTTTTGACAGGCGTTCATGTGGCAAGTTTTGGCACAGCTGTAATTGTTGCAGTGGTTTTAGGATTGCTTAATCTTTTTATAAAACCAATATTAGTTATCCTGACTTTGCCTGTAACAGTAGTTACTTTAGGATTGTTTTTACTGGTAATAAATGCAATCATTATTTTGTTGTGTACTAATATAGTAGGAGGTTTTGCAGTAGATTCTTTTTGGACAGCGTTAATATTTAGTGTTATATTGTCTATACTTCAGTCTATTACTTACAAAATTTTGGGAGACGACAAATAA
- a CDS encoding DUF6089 family protein, with the protein MKKIFNLLLCFFPFITLNAQINEIGVFLGGSNFVGDVGKTTYIAPEKLAFGILYKWNKSPRHSYRFSYTQSTVVGNDRESEETGRSIRGYKFENNIKELSAGLEFNFFDFNLHDYHPKVTPYIYSGLSYFMYDELYISGGQTRKEKNSSSIAIPITLGIKSNIAPNWVLGVEVGARYTFTDDIDGSNPSNNALTSLRFGNLNNNDWYVFTGATLTYTFGLKPCYCAE; encoded by the coding sequence ATGAAGAAAATTTTTAATTTATTGTTATGTTTCTTTCCCTTTATTACACTAAATGCTCAGATCAATGAGATTGGTGTTTTTCTTGGTGGAAGCAACTTTGTAGGTGATGTTGGTAAAACAACTTATATTGCCCCTGAAAAACTAGCTTTTGGTATTTTGTATAAATGGAATAAAAGCCCCCGACATTCGTATCGCTTTTCATATACACAATCGACCGTTGTAGGAAATGATCGTGAATCAGAAGAAACCGGGCGAAGCATCAGAGGCTACAAATTTGAAAACAATATAAAAGAACTTTCTGCCGGTTTAGAATTTAATTTTTTCGATTTTAACCTGCATGATTATCATCCAAAAGTTACTCCTTATATATATTCAGGATTAAGTTACTTTATGTATGATGAATTATATATTTCAGGAGGACAAACCAGAAAAGAAAAAAATTCGAGTTCAATTGCTATCCCTATAACGTTAGGAATAAAATCGAACATAGCCCCTAATTGGGTTTTAGGTGTTGAAGTTGGAGCCCGTTATACTTTTACGGACGATATAGACGGAAGTAATCCAAGCAATAATGCTTTAACATCTTTGCGATTTGGAAATTTAAATAATAATGATTGGTATGTCTTTACAGGTGCTACTTTAACGTATACCTTTGGACTAAAACCTTGCTATTGCGCAGAATAA